In one Streptomyces sp. NBC_01288 genomic region, the following are encoded:
- a CDS encoding aldo/keto reductase: MGLGCMGMSQYYGTADPDESVATMHAAIDAGVDFFDTSDIYGAAGAVTGRAQAGFGPGSGTTRW; the protein is encoded by the coding sequence ATCGGCCTCGGGTGCATGGGCATGTCGCAGTACTACGGCACCGCCGATCCGGACGAGTCGGTCGCGACCATGCACGCCGCCATCGACGCCGGCGTCGACTTCTTCGACACCTCCGACATCTACGGCGCCGCAGGCGCGGTCACCGGACGGGCCCAGGCCGGGTTCGGGCCGGGTTCAGGCACAACGAGGTGGTGA